In Vibrio gangliei, a single window of DNA contains:
- a CDS encoding SRPBCC family protein, protein MPQVNRSALVSFSAKQMYDLVNDVEKYPEFLPGCSGSKLIESTDTDLVASIDVSKAGIKKTFTTSNTMEPGRRINLELVDGPFKSLTGFWVFTPLDDFACKIEFSLSFEFTNKLIEMAFGKVFNELTNNMVNSFTQRAKQIYTN, encoded by the coding sequence ATGCCTCAAGTTAACCGTTCAGCCTTGGTCTCGTTTAGTGCCAAGCAGATGTATGATCTGGTCAATGATGTTGAAAAATACCCCGAATTTTTACCAGGCTGCTCAGGCTCCAAATTAATTGAATCCACTGATACTGATTTAGTGGCTTCAATTGATGTTTCAAAGGCGGGAATCAAAAAAACATTCACGACGTCCAACACAATGGAGCCGGGGCGTAGAATTAATTTGGAGTTGGTGGATGGACCTTTCAAGTCTTTAACTGGATTTTGGGTGTTTACCCCGCTTGATGATTTTGCCTGTAAAATCGAATTTAGCCTCTCTTTTGAGTTTACCAATAAGTTGATTGAAATGGCTTTTGGTAAGGTTTTTAATGAGTTGACTAATAATATGGTGAACTCATTTACTCAACGCGCAAAACAAATCTATACAAATTAG
- a CDS encoding RnfH family protein — protein sequence MTEENTLIHVEVVYALPHEQKVFELAVASDLTVQEIIEQSGVLEAYPEIDLDKNKVGVYSRNVKLDATVRDKDRIEIYRPLLADPKEIRRKRAEQAKAAQAK from the coding sequence ATGACTGAAGAAAATACATTGATTCATGTAGAGGTGGTGTATGCCTTGCCTCATGAACAAAAAGTGTTTGAGTTGGCCGTCGCATCGGATTTAACGGTACAAGAAATCATAGAGCAATCGGGCGTGCTTGAAGCGTACCCTGAAATTGATTTGGACAAGAATAAAGTTGGTGTTTATAGCCGAAACGTGAAGCTTGATGCGACAGTGCGCGATAAAGATAGAATTGAAATTTATCGACCTTTGCTTGCCGATCCAAAAGAAATACGTCGCAAACGCGCTGAACAAGCCAAAGCCGCCCAAGCGAAATAG
- a CDS encoding outer membrane protein assembly factor BamE, whose protein sequence is MHFKKWILIIPFVLTILSGCSVLERFVYRIDIAQGNYIEQPSVDKLRIGMSKEQVRYVLGSPMLVENGYPDTWYYIYHFTHGHDDSVQKNFIVNFDPQSQTLASASGDFELSPEFNTPLN, encoded by the coding sequence ATGCATTTTAAAAAGTGGATACTGATTATCCCTTTCGTATTAACGATATTATCTGGTTGTAGCGTGCTTGAACGCTTTGTATACCGAATCGACATTGCTCAAGGAAACTACATAGAGCAACCCAGTGTAGATAAACTACGCATTGGCATGAGTAAGGAACAAGTTCGTTATGTTCTCGGTTCACCAATGCTAGTGGAAAATGGCTACCCAGATACCTGGTATTACATTTACCATTTCACACATGGTCATGATGATTCGGTTCAAAAGAACTTCATTGTGAATTTTGATCCGCAAAGCCAAACTTTGGCGAGCGCATCTGGTGATTTTGAACTCAGCCCAGAATTTAATACCCCGCTGAATTAA
- the recN gene encoding DNA repair protein RecN encodes MLSHLSINNFAIVKSLQLELFKGMTTITGETGAGKSIAIDALSLCLGGRADSNMVRPGEEKTDITASFILDNNINAKRWLEDNELLDSEECIIRRIITNEGRSRAFINGHPVPLSQLKSLGQTLINIHGQHAHHLLMKPEHQLTLLDQYAGHQQLIQASKKAYSDWRQLQNQLKTLKANSQENLAQKQLLEYQVKELDELALGETEFEELEQEHKVLSSSGQIAITCQQAINELYEGEEVNAIALLHSVNNSLVELADLDPSLAHLPNLVSEAMIQLEEANSELRHYADNIDVDPARIAEVEERFSKVMTTARKHHVRPEELYQYHQEVKAQIEALDCSDEKFEQLEHEVSVKFQHFLAAAEKLSKSRHRYAKELNKLISQSMHELSMEKAQFCIDIVSTEKNAAPLGIDQVSFLVSTNPGQPLQALAKVASGGELSRISLAIQVITAQKVQTPSLIFDEVDVGISGPTASVVGKMLRKLGESTQVLCVTHLPQVAGSGHQQLFVAKQTKAGKTETRIHQLNEEQRIDELARLLGGSTITDSTKANAKELLIAA; translated from the coding sequence ATGCTCTCCCATTTAAGTATTAATAATTTTGCAATTGTTAAATCTTTACAGCTAGAGCTTTTCAAAGGAATGACAACCATTACCGGTGAAACGGGTGCTGGTAAATCAATTGCTATCGATGCGCTAAGCCTATGTTTAGGTGGCCGTGCTGACAGCAATATGGTGCGGCCAGGTGAAGAGAAAACCGATATCACCGCCTCCTTCATTTTAGATAACAATATTAATGCCAAACGTTGGTTAGAAGATAATGAATTGCTGGATTCAGAAGAATGCATTATTCGTCGTATTATCACCAATGAAGGCCGTTCTCGCGCCTTTATCAATGGCCACCCAGTGCCTCTTTCTCAATTAAAATCACTGGGACAAACTTTGATCAATATCCATGGTCAACATGCCCATCATTTATTGATGAAACCAGAACACCAATTAACTCTATTGGATCAATACGCTGGCCACCAGCAACTGATCCAAGCAAGTAAGAAAGCTTATTCTGATTGGCGTCAGCTGCAAAACCAACTCAAAACCTTAAAAGCCAACAGCCAAGAAAACTTAGCGCAAAAACAATTATTGGAATACCAAGTTAAAGAGTTAGATGAACTCGCTCTTGGCGAAACTGAATTTGAAGAGCTAGAGCAAGAACACAAAGTTCTCTCAAGCAGCGGACAAATCGCCATTACTTGTCAGCAAGCCATCAATGAACTGTACGAAGGCGAGGAAGTGAATGCTATCGCCCTACTCCATTCAGTGAATAACTCTTTGGTTGAACTGGCTGATTTAGACCCTTCATTGGCGCATTTACCGAATTTAGTGTCGGAAGCCATGATCCAATTAGAAGAAGCAAATTCTGAATTACGTCACTATGCGGATAATATCGATGTTGATCCTGCCCGCATTGCCGAAGTAGAAGAGCGCTTCAGTAAAGTGATGACTACAGCGCGTAAACACCATGTTCGCCCTGAAGAGTTATATCAATATCACCAAGAAGTAAAAGCGCAGATTGAAGCACTAGATTGCTCAGATGAAAAATTTGAACAGCTTGAACACGAAGTTTCAGTAAAATTCCAACACTTCTTGGCCGCTGCAGAAAAACTCAGTAAGAGCCGCCATCGTTATGCCAAAGAGCTTAATAAACTGATTTCACAAAGCATGCATGAACTGAGCATGGAAAAAGCACAATTCTGTATTGATATTGTCAGCACAGAAAAAAATGCTGCGCCATTGGGTATCGATCAGGTGAGCTTCTTAGTGTCGACCAACCCAGGACAACCACTGCAAGCGTTAGCTAAGGTCGCCTCTGGTGGTGAATTGTCACGTATTTCATTGGCTATTCAAGTGATCACAGCTCAAAAAGTACAAACACCGAGCCTGATTTTCGATGAGGTGGATGTCGGGATCAGCGGCCCAACCGCAAGCGTGGTAGGAAAAATGCTGCGCAAACTGGGTGAATCAACGCAAGTATTGTGTGTGACTCACCTGCCTCAAGTAGCAGGAAGCGGTCATCAACAACTGTTTGTGGCTAAACAAACCAAAGCTGGTAAAACTGAAACTCGCATCCACCAGCTTAATGAAGAGCAACGTATTGATGAGTTAGCACGATTACTCGGTGGCAGCACCATTACTGACTCAACTAAAGCTAATGCCAAAGAGTTGTTGATAGCAGCATAG
- the nadK gene encoding NAD(+) kinase: protein MQKPFNVIAIIGKPRDHKAVQTHKELFHWLCEKGYQVVIDDRLIDILDDIPKNVFTSLLNIGEQADLAIVVGGDGNMLGAARILSRFDISVIGVNRGNLGFLTDLNPEDFHDALLKVLQGHYLTEERFLLETEVHRNNHIKSHNSALNEVVLHPGKIAHMIEFEVYIDDRFAFSQRSDGLIVSTPTGSTAYSLSGGGPILSPSLNAISLVPMFPHTLSSRPLVVDGKRKIKLIVSPDNRGTQEVSCDGQISLPVSPGDEIQIYQSPNILKLIHPEDYSYYHVLRHKLGWSSKLF from the coding sequence ATGCAGAAGCCTTTTAACGTTATCGCTATTATTGGTAAACCTCGTGACCACAAAGCCGTGCAAACGCATAAAGAGCTTTTCCATTGGCTATGCGAAAAAGGGTATCAAGTTGTTATTGATGACCGCCTGATTGATATCTTGGATGACATTCCTAAAAACGTCTTTACTAGCCTACTTAATATTGGTGAACAAGCCGACCTTGCTATTGTCGTAGGAGGGGATGGCAACATGTTAGGCGCGGCGCGAATTTTATCTCGCTTCGATATTTCAGTGATTGGGGTTAATCGAGGCAACTTGGGCTTTTTAACCGACTTGAATCCAGAAGATTTTCACGATGCCTTACTCAAGGTACTACAAGGTCACTACCTCACTGAAGAACGCTTCTTGCTTGAAACAGAAGTTCATCGTAACAATCACATTAAGAGTCATAATTCAGCCTTAAATGAAGTCGTGCTTCACCCGGGTAAAATTGCTCACATGATTGAATTTGAAGTCTATATCGATGATCGCTTTGCCTTTTCTCAGCGCTCAGATGGTCTGATTGTTTCGACACCAACAGGGTCAACGGCGTATTCCTTATCGGGTGGTGGCCCCATTTTATCGCCTAGTTTGAATGCGATTTCACTCGTTCCTATGTTCCCACACACTTTGTCTAGCCGCCCACTGGTCGTGGACGGCAAGCGTAAAATTAAATTGATCGTTTCACCAGACAACCGCGGCACTCAAGAAGTCAGCTGTGATGGACAAATTTCATTGCCGGTCTCACCTGGAGATGAAATCCAAATCTACCAAAGCCCCAATATCCTAAAGCTGATCCACCCAGAAGATTACAGCTACTACCACGTGTTACGTCATAAGTTAGGCTGGTCGAGCAAGCTGTTCTAA
- the grpE gene encoding nucleotide exchange factor GrpE translates to MTTEHNKPQDEELKADDVQVEQELVDDEVLTDDAQTIGGEGDIDWNEEIEQVEQEASRVIELEAALQAAEAQVKEQQDSVLRAKAEVENMRRRSEQEMDKARKYALNKFAEELLPVIDNLERAIQAGNPEDEAVKPILEGVEMTHKSFVDTVAKYGLVAIDPEGQPFNPELHQAIGMQESPDHESNTVMMVMQKGYELNGRVIRPAMVMVAK, encoded by the coding sequence ATGACTACAGAACACAACAAACCGCAAGATGAAGAGCTAAAAGCTGATGACGTACAAGTTGAGCAAGAGCTTGTTGATGATGAAGTTCTTACGGATGATGCTCAAACGATTGGTGGTGAAGGCGATATCGACTGGAACGAAGAAATCGAGCAAGTTGAACAAGAAGCCTCGCGTGTGATTGAGCTAGAAGCGGCATTGCAAGCAGCTGAAGCACAAGTGAAGGAGCAGCAAGACTCTGTTCTTCGCGCTAAAGCTGAAGTTGAAAACATGCGTCGTCGCAGTGAACAAGAAATGGACAAAGCGCGCAAATACGCGTTGAACAAATTCGCGGAAGAATTGCTTCCGGTTATCGATAACCTTGAACGTGCGATTCAAGCGGGTAATCCTGAAGATGAAGCTGTTAAGCCTATCCTTGAAGGTGTAGAAATGACGCATAAATCTTTCGTCGATACCGTTGCTAAATATGGTTTAGTGGCTATCGATCCAGAAGGCCAACCATTCAACCCTGAGTTGCACCAAGCGATCGGCATGCAAGAAAGCCCTGATCACGAATCAAACACTGTGATGATGGTGATGCAAAAAGGCTACGAGCTAAACGGCCGTGTGATTCGCCCTGCAATGGTGATGGTTGCTAAGTAA
- the mgrA gene encoding L-glyceraldehyde 3-phosphate reductase translates to MNRYVPAEDRYQKMQYRRCGQSGLLLPAVSLGLWHNFGDDACHQNKRDICQTAFDNGITHFDLANNYGPEPGSAETVFGQILKTDFAGLRDELVISTKAGYHMWNGPYGEWGSRKYLIASCDQSLKRMGLDYVDVFYSHRFDPNTPLEETMGALEHIVKSGRALYVGISSYNSECTRKAVEILSDLGTPCLIHQPSYSMLNRWVETDGLKDTLKELGVGSIAFSPLAQGMLTTKYLNGIPEGSRATQGKSLQQDMLTEQAIEKIKALNDIAQRRGQTLAQMAIAWVLRNEGITTALIGASKASQVLDCAGAVNNLEFTQQELDEIDLYAQDESINLWAKSSRT, encoded by the coding sequence ATGAATCGTTACGTTCCCGCCGAAGATCGTTATCAAAAAATGCAATATCGCCGTTGTGGTCAATCAGGATTATTACTGCCTGCTGTGTCATTAGGTTTGTGGCATAACTTTGGTGATGATGCCTGTCATCAAAATAAGCGTGATATTTGCCAAACCGCTTTTGATAATGGGATTACCCATTTCGATTTAGCCAATAACTATGGCCCAGAGCCAGGTAGTGCCGAAACGGTATTTGGCCAAATTCTCAAAACCGATTTTGCAGGCTTACGTGATGAGCTCGTCATTTCAACGAAAGCGGGTTATCACATGTGGAACGGCCCTTACGGTGAATGGGGATCGCGTAAATACTTAATTGCTTCTTGTGATCAATCGTTAAAGCGTATGGGACTAGATTATGTGGATGTTTTTTATTCGCATCGCTTTGACCCGAATACCCCATTAGAAGAAACCATGGGTGCTTTGGAACATATTGTGAAATCTGGACGCGCATTGTATGTCGGAATTTCTTCTTATAACTCTGAATGTACGCGCAAAGCGGTGGAGATTTTGAGCGATTTAGGTACGCCATGTTTGATCCATCAACCGAGTTATAGCATGTTGAATCGCTGGGTCGAAACGGATGGTTTGAAAGATACTTTAAAAGAGCTCGGTGTAGGGTCAATAGCCTTTAGTCCACTCGCTCAAGGCATGCTTACCACTAAATATCTTAATGGCATCCCAGAAGGCAGTCGTGCAACACAAGGGAAATCGCTACAGCAAGACATGCTCACAGAACAAGCGATTGAAAAAATTAAAGCCTTGAATGACATTGCACAGCGACGTGGGCAAACATTGGCGCAAATGGCGATTGCTTGGGTGTTGCGTAACGAAGGGATCACGACCGCACTTATCGGAGCGTCTAAAGCCTCTCAAGTGCTTGATTGCGCCGGTGCGGTGAATAATTTGGAGTTTACTCAGCAAGAGTTAGATGAAATCGACTTGTACGCACAAGATGAATCCATCAACTTATGGGCAAAATCTTCTCGAACTTAA
- the dnaK gene encoding molecular chaperone DnaK, giving the protein MGKIIGIDLGTTNSCVAVLDGDKPRVIENAEGERTTPSVIAYTDGETLVGQPAKRQAVTNPENTLFAIKRLIGRRFEDEEVQRDIEIMPYKIVKADNGDAWVEAKGQKMAAPQVSAEILKKMKKTAEDYLGETVTGAVITVPAYFNDAQRQATKDAGRIAGLEVKRIINEPTAAALAYGLDKKGGDRTIAVYDLGGGTFDISIIEIDEVEGEKTFEVLATNGDTHLGGEDFDTRLINYLVAEFKNEQGIDLKKDPLAMQRVKEAAEKAKIELSSAQQTDVNLPYITADATGPKHMNVKVTRSKLESLVEDLVQRSLEPLKVALADADLSVSEITDVILVGGQTRMPMVQKKVAEFFGKEARKDVNPDEAVAIGAAVQGGVLAGDVKDVLLLDVTPLSFGIETMGGVMTKLIEKNTTIPTKANQVFSTAEDNQSAVTIHVLQGERKQASYNKSLGQFNLEGINPAPRGMPQIEVTFDLDADGILNVSAKDKATGKEQKITIQASGGLSEEEIEKMVQEAEANKEADKKFEELVTTRNQADQMIHGTRKQIEEAGDALPADEKEKIEAAIAALESVKSGDDKEAIDTKVQELAAAAQKLMEIAQQKAQAQQAEGGEQAKPEDDVVDAEFEEVKDEDKK; this is encoded by the coding sequence ATGGGTAAAATCATTGGTATTGATTTAGGTACAACTAACTCATGTGTTGCTGTACTAGATGGCGACAAACCACGCGTCATTGAAAATGCGGAAGGTGAGCGTACAACACCATCTGTTATCGCTTACACCGACGGTGAAACTTTGGTTGGTCAACCAGCTAAACGTCAAGCGGTAACTAACCCTGAAAATACACTATTTGCAATCAAGCGTTTGATCGGTCGTCGTTTTGAAGACGAAGAAGTTCAACGTGACATCGAAATCATGCCTTACAAAATCGTTAAGGCTGACAATGGTGATGCTTGGGTAGAAGCGAAAGGCCAAAAAATGGCAGCTCCTCAAGTTTCAGCTGAAATCTTGAAGAAAATGAAAAAGACAGCTGAAGATTACCTAGGTGAGACAGTAACAGGCGCGGTAATCACTGTACCTGCATACTTTAACGATGCACAACGTCAAGCAACAAAAGATGCTGGTCGTATCGCAGGTCTTGAAGTAAAACGTATCATCAACGAACCAACAGCAGCAGCGCTAGCTTACGGTCTTGATAAGAAAGGCGGCGATCGCACTATCGCAGTTTACGACCTTGGTGGTGGTACATTCGATATTTCAATCATCGAAATTGATGAAGTTGAAGGCGAAAAAACATTTGAAGTTCTAGCAACTAACGGTGACACACACCTAGGTGGTGAAGACTTCGATACTCGTTTAATCAACTACTTAGTAGCAGAATTTAAGAACGAGCAAGGCATTGATCTGAAGAAAGATCCTCTAGCGATGCAACGTGTTAAAGAAGCGGCAGAAAAAGCGAAGATCGAACTGTCTTCTGCACAACAAACTGACGTGAACTTACCGTACATCACAGCGGATGCAACAGGTCCTAAGCACATGAACGTTAAAGTGACTCGCTCTAAACTAGAATCTCTAGTTGAAGACCTAGTTCAACGTTCTCTTGAGCCACTAAAAGTTGCTCTAGCCGATGCGGATCTATCAGTAAGTGAAATTACTGACGTTATCCTAGTGGGTGGTCAAACACGTATGCCAATGGTTCAGAAGAAAGTTGCTGAATTCTTTGGTAAAGAAGCTCGTAAAGATGTAAACCCTGACGAAGCGGTAGCAATCGGTGCTGCGGTTCAAGGTGGTGTTCTAGCGGGGGACGTGAAAGACGTTCTTCTACTAGACGTAACGCCTCTATCTTTCGGTATCGAAACGATGGGTGGTGTGATGACTAAGTTGATTGAGAAAAACACAACGATTCCAACAAAAGCGAATCAAGTGTTCTCAACAGCAGAAGATAACCAAAGCGCGGTAACTATCCACGTATTGCAAGGTGAGCGTAAGCAAGCGTCTTACAACAAATCTCTAGGTCAATTTAACCTAGAAGGTATCAACCCTGCGCCACGTGGTATGCCACAAATCGAAGTAACATTCGACTTGGATGCGGACGGTATCTTGAATGTATCTGCGAAAGATAAAGCAACAGGTAAAGAGCAAAAAATCACGATCCAAGCGTCTGGTGGTCTATCAGAGGAAGAGATCGAGAAAATGGTACAAGAAGCCGAAGCTAACAAAGAAGCGGACAAAAAGTTCGAAGAGTTAGTAACGACTCGTAACCAAGCTGACCAAATGATCCACGGTACTCGTAAGCAAATCGAAGAAGCGGGTGACGCACTTCCAGCTGACGAGAAAGAGAAAATTGAAGCAGCGATTGCAGCGCTTGAATCAGTGAAATCTGGCGACGACAAAGAAGCCATCGACACTAAAGTTCAAGAGTTAGCAGCAGCGGCTCAAAAATTGATGGAAATCGCTCAGCAGAAAGCTCAAGCACAACAAGCTGAAGGTGGCGAACAAGCAAAACCTGAAGACGATGTTGTTGATGCAGAGTTCGAAGAAGTAAAAGACGAAGACAAAAAATAA
- the dnaJ gene encoding molecular chaperone DnaJ — protein MSKRDLYEVLGVSRDASERDIKKAYKRLAMKYHPDRNQEADAADKFKEVKEAYEVLTDPQKKQAYDQYGHAAFEQGGFGGGGGGFGGGGGFEDMFGDVFGDIFGGGRRGGGQRAQRGADLRYNMELSLEEAVRGCEKEIHISTLAECEVCDGSGAKAGSSSQTCGTCHGHGQVQMRQGFFAVQQTCPTCNGRGKIIKDPCGACHGEGRKNKSKTLNVKIPAGVDTGDRIRLNGEGEAGELGAPAGDLYVQVHLKPHHIFEREGNNLRCEVPVSFTLAALGGEVEVPTLDGRFKLKVPAEMQTGRMFRMRGKGVKSVRGGATGDLICKLVVETPVKLSSRQKELLRELEESFGGEEASQKHKPKSDGFFNGVKKFFDDLTS, from the coding sequence ATGTCAAAACGTGATCTTTATGAAGTATTAGGTGTAAGCCGTGATGCATCAGAGCGCGATATTAAAAAGGCGTATAAACGTCTTGCGATGAAATATCACCCAGACCGCAACCAGGAAGCGGATGCCGCGGATAAATTTAAAGAAGTTAAAGAAGCGTATGAAGTCTTAACCGATCCTCAGAAAAAACAAGCTTATGACCAATACGGCCACGCAGCCTTTGAACAAGGCGGCTTCGGCGGAGGCGGTGGTGGCTTCGGTGGAGGCGGCGGCTTCGAAGATATGTTTGGCGATGTATTCGGCGATATCTTTGGTGGCGGACGTCGTGGCGGTGGTCAACGTGCGCAACGCGGTGCCGATTTACGTTACAACATGGAACTAAGCCTAGAGGAAGCGGTTCGTGGTTGTGAAAAAGAAATCCACATTTCAACGCTGGCTGAATGTGAAGTGTGTGATGGCAGCGGAGCTAAGGCTGGTTCAAGCTCGCAAACTTGTGGAACCTGTCATGGTCACGGCCAAGTGCAAATGCGCCAAGGTTTCTTTGCGGTACAACAAACTTGTCCAACCTGTAATGGTCGCGGCAAAATTATTAAAGATCCTTGCGGTGCTTGTCATGGTGAAGGACGTAAGAACAAGAGCAAAACGCTTAATGTTAAGATCCCAGCCGGTGTCGACACCGGTGACCGTATTCGCTTAAATGGCGAAGGTGAAGCGGGTGAACTCGGCGCGCCAGCCGGTGATTTGTATGTTCAAGTTCACTTAAAACCACACCATATTTTTGAGCGTGAAGGCAATAACTTACGCTGTGAAGTGCCTGTGAGCTTTACTCTGGCTGCTTTAGGTGGTGAAGTAGAAGTGCCAACACTAGATGGTCGTTTTAAACTGAAAGTACCAGCTGAAATGCAAACCGGACGAATGTTCCGCATGCGTGGTAAAGGCGTGAAATCAGTACGTGGCGGCGCAACCGGTGACTTGATTTGTAAACTAGTAGTCGAAACGCCAGTGAAATTGAGCTCACGCCAAAAAGAACTATTACGTGAATTGGAAGAATCTTTTGGCGGGGAAGAAGCAAGCCAAAAGCATAAACCGAAATCAGACGGTTTCTTCAATGGCGTGAAAAAGTTCTTTGATGATTTGACGAGCTAA
- a CDS encoding type IV pilin protein — translation MEMIRINRCNKAKAQHLGMTLIELLIAVAIIGILAAIAYPSYQEHILKSHRSAVMSDMVKIQLQLEQNRTQTGSYDYTIIDNSTGDCDASVGCQNDTDRYKLSIISGASGINLYTIKATPQAKLGQTKDKCGTLSMNAGSVGSAEKNGTSVDGCWN, via the coding sequence ATGGAAATGATTCGAATAAATCGATGCAACAAAGCAAAAGCTCAACATTTAGGAATGACATTGATCGAATTATTGATTGCAGTGGCGATCATAGGCATTCTCGCAGCAATTGCTTACCCAAGTTACCAAGAGCATATTTTAAAAAGTCATCGCTCTGCGGTTATGAGTGATATGGTAAAAATTCAACTGCAGCTAGAGCAAAACCGAACTCAAACTGGCAGTTATGACTACACCATTATCGATAATTCAACCGGTGATTGTGATGCCTCTGTGGGCTGTCAAAATGACACTGACCGCTACAAATTATCCATCATCTCTGGAGCAAGCGGCATTAACCTTTATACGATTAAAGCAACGCCGCAAGCGAAACTGGGCCAAACAAAAGATAAATGTGGCACGCTAAGTATGAATGCGGGATCGGTTGGTTCAGCTGAAAAGAATGGGACAAGCGTGGATGGGTGTTGGAATTAA
- a CDS encoding GspH/FimT family pseudopilin, protein MARGFTLIEMLISLVVLAVLLAAAVPSFGGMSERSKMQRLAEELQGFFVQTKSEAVLRNQPVYLNFVKIGSEYSGEWGLATRASATPATSLSSAQSDALVYLDGHPFKNITVNFPMANGSTLLSVLEFEPVNGKPIQPSSLSFFVDANKPLKLVFSNVTGRIRICGDGGAFYGYPSCE, encoded by the coding sequence ATGGCTCGAGGGTTTACGCTGATCGAAATGCTGATTTCATTAGTTGTACTAGCAGTTTTGCTAGCGGCAGCCGTGCCTTCATTTGGCGGAATGAGTGAACGTTCGAAGATGCAAAGGTTAGCTGAGGAGCTTCAAGGTTTTTTTGTACAAACGAAATCTGAAGCGGTGCTCCGAAATCAACCTGTTTATTTGAATTTTGTCAAAATAGGGTCTGAATACAGTGGAGAATGGGGGCTGGCAACCCGAGCTAGTGCGACACCTGCCACGTCATTATCTTCTGCGCAATCGGATGCACTAGTGTATTTAGATGGCCATCCATTTAAAAATATAACGGTCAATTTTCCTATGGCTAATGGCTCGACTTTGCTTTCAGTTTTAGAGTTTGAACCCGTCAATGGCAAGCCTATACAGCCATCGAGTTTGTCATTTTTTGTCGATGCCAATAAGCCTCTCAAATTAGTGTTTAGTAATGTGACAGGCCGAATTCGTATCTGTGGGGATGGAGGGGCATTTTATGGCTACCCATCTTGTGAATAA
- a CDS encoding PilW family protein, with protein MATHLVNNRIAKQKGVSLVEMMVASAISIIAIIAVGSVFLSGQKLATERAQRLLVIQGVNEALRYIKEDAQRAGFNGTDGYSLMLSGASNVISTSSSSLAYTYKKPDGKYTQVAFAFNDAKLKICEKTASAAISTICTPDQSLLDQHRLTVDSFVVTESPLGSTVSSALITLSLTASLLDGSHTQTLSTQIKQRNWK; from the coding sequence ATGGCTACCCATCTTGTGAATAATCGTATTGCAAAGCAAAAAGGCGTCTCTTTAGTTGAGATGATGGTGGCATCTGCCATCAGTATTATTGCAATCATCGCCGTTGGTAGTGTTTTTCTGTCGGGGCAAAAATTAGCCACAGAGAGAGCACAAAGATTGTTAGTTATCCAAGGGGTGAATGAAGCACTTCGGTATATCAAAGAAGATGCTCAACGAGCGGGTTTCAACGGCACGGATGGTTATTCGTTAATGCTTTCTGGGGCTTCAAATGTGATCAGCACGTCCTCTTCAAGCCTTGCTTATACCTATAAGAAGCCAGACGGTAAATATACTCAAGTGGCTTTTGCATTTAATGATGCCAAACTTAAGATCTGTGAGAAAACGGCGTCTGCTGCTATCTCTACCATTTGTACTCCTGATCAATCTTTACTTGATCAACACAGGTTAACCGTTGATTCATTTGTTGTTACTGAATCCCCATTAGGCAGTACGGTGAGCTCTGCACTTATTACATTATCTTTGACAGCTTCTTTACTTGATGGGTCTCATACTCAAACTCTAAGCACACAAATTAAGCAAAGGAATTGGAAATAA
- a CDS encoding type IV pilus modification PilV family protein → MISKQQGFSLIEVLITFVILIVGIMGLVKLQTYMERQADYAENSIKALHLAEAQLELFRTRSVSGADGTITFASISDGSAVSGAYLTKWMVSDSLSGALKTIEIETGWSNRWNERQSVALKTMISQYNEFDN, encoded by the coding sequence ATGATTTCTAAACAGCAAGGCTTTAGCTTAATCGAAGTGCTGATCACCTTTGTGATTTTAATCGTTGGTATTATGGGCTTAGTCAAATTACAAACCTATATGGAAAGGCAAGCTGACTATGCGGAAAACAGCATCAAGGCACTGCATTTAGCTGAGGCTCAATTAGAATTGTTTCGTACACGCTCTGTTAGCGGGGCGGATGGAACCATTACTTTTGCCAGTATTTCTGATGGAAGCGCTGTTTCAGGGGCTTACTTAACTAAATGGATGGTCTCTGATTCTTTATCGGGTGCACTTAAAACCATTGAGATTGAAACAGGCTGGAGTAACCGTTGGAATGAGCGTCAGTCAGTTGCTTTGAAAACGATGATCTCTCAATACAATGAGTTTGATAACTGA